In Neorhodopirellula lusitana, the following are encoded in one genomic region:
- a CDS encoding ABC transporter permease has translation MGKWLPVFSTPLWVLSIGLVFGVVAVAVVYGILSLLSFVPGLGNLADSPKRGITCSLIAGAIFSALLCMFYMPQGGEDKELLLLPLLTIGVGLGFGLIYGLWHRTRSEWFSILGEGVVPYLLCTFGVFAALGLALTPFVDQAEDILASVPSVNVVGDGTRVEVAKIAPASSDEPEFLPAGIQYNFRNVAELRIESDKKVFLSDSDNPAAFSHAPVTVNPGSSEAVTYRYQDREKPPIPGDPSKLHIYNQEIDEANVVFTFKNLPQIPQASSIVFTAIMFFLTMTGIMAVRQAAPRVWALALSTAKNEMAQPLYLLLLAIGIFGILLFGIFPFNTLGDDIRLLKDSGVTLIMVLGMLLAVWSAGTSVSDEIEGRTALTVLSKPVSRRSFILGKYTGIMLSVLVLFVILSAVLLVVLSYKPIYDARETSKQTPAWEVGHEEIMTTLPVLGLYFMETMAIGGIAVALATRLPLLANFITCFAIYVVGNLTSPLVVSAKQNPELVGFVGKLIAVVVPNLNSFNVQSAVDAGNAVPLIYLAGAFNYLVVFVIAVWMLAMLLFEDRDLA, from the coding sequence ATGGGGAAGTGGTTGCCAGTCTTTTCGACCCCGCTCTGGGTTTTGTCGATAGGCTTGGTCTTCGGCGTTGTTGCCGTGGCGGTCGTCTACGGAATTTTGTCGCTGTTGTCGTTTGTCCCCGGTTTGGGCAATTTGGCTGATTCGCCGAAACGCGGCATCACTTGTTCGTTGATCGCAGGCGCGATTTTCTCGGCGTTGCTGTGCATGTTTTACATGCCGCAGGGAGGCGAGGACAAAGAGCTGCTGTTGTTGCCGCTGCTGACCATTGGAGTCGGTTTAGGTTTTGGCCTGATCTACGGATTGTGGCACCGAACGCGTAGCGAGTGGTTTTCGATCTTAGGTGAAGGCGTGGTGCCTTACCTGCTTTGCACGTTCGGCGTGTTCGCAGCATTGGGCTTGGCCCTGACACCGTTCGTGGACCAAGCGGAAGACATCCTGGCCAGTGTTCCCTCGGTGAATGTGGTGGGCGACGGCACACGAGTTGAGGTGGCGAAGATTGCCCCCGCATCGTCGGACGAGCCGGAGTTCTTGCCAGCTGGGATTCAGTACAACTTCCGCAACGTTGCTGAGCTGCGAATTGAAAGCGACAAGAAGGTTTTCCTTTCCGATTCAGACAATCCGGCGGCGTTCAGTCACGCACCCGTGACAGTCAATCCGGGCAGCAGTGAAGCGGTGACCTATCGCTATCAAGATCGTGAGAAGCCACCAATCCCAGGCGACCCCAGCAAGCTGCACATCTACAATCAAGAGATTGACGAAGCCAACGTGGTGTTCACGTTCAAGAATCTGCCTCAGATTCCCCAGGCGTCTTCGATTGTCTTTACCGCGATCATGTTCTTCTTGACGATGACAGGAATCATGGCCGTGCGACAAGCGGCGCCGCGAGTTTGGGCGTTGGCTTTGTCGACTGCCAAAAACGAAATGGCTCAGCCGCTTTATCTGTTGCTGTTGGCGATTGGGATCTTTGGGATTCTGTTGTTTGGGATCTTCCCGTTCAACACGCTCGGCGATGACATCCGCTTGCTGAAGGACAGTGGCGTGACGTTGATCATGGTGCTGGGGATGTTGTTGGCCGTTTGGAGTGCGGGGACTTCGGTGAGTGATGAAATCGAAGGGCGAACTGCCCTGACGGTGCTTTCCAAACCGGTTAGCCGACGTTCGTTCATCTTGGGTAAATACACCGGTATCATGCTAAGCGTGTTGGTGTTGTTTGTGATTTTGTCGGCCGTGTTGCTGGTCGTTCTGTCGTACAAACCAATTTATGACGCTCGCGAAACAAGTAAGCAAACTCCGGCATGGGAAGTCGGTCATGAAGAAATCATGACGACGCTTCCAGTCTTGGGTTTGTACTTCATGGAAACGATGGCGATTGGTGGTATCGCGGTGGCTTTGGCGACTCGGTTGCCGTTGTTGGCCAACTTCATCACGTGTTTCGCAATCTACGTGGTGGGTAACTTGACCAGTCCGCTGGTGGTGTCGGCGAAGCAGAATCCGGAGCTTGTCGGGTTTGTGGGCAAGCTAATCGCGGTGGTGGTCCCCAACCTGAACTCGTTTAATGTGCAGTCCGCCGTCGACGCGGGGAATGCGGTTCCGCTGATCTATCTCGCTGGTGCGTTCAATTATCTGGTGGTTTTCGTGATCGCGGTGTGGATGCTGGCGATGTTGTTGTTCGAGGATCGCGATTTAGCTTAG
- a CDS encoding putative transporter, translated as MSPVTFSILALVSVAVGGLLIGGIRIRKIGLGSAGVLFVGIVAGHFISGSEQYTIEPEVAHFAKEFGLVLFVFTIGLQLGPGIVQLWREQGLLLNGMAFAVVLLGVLLVLFFQSALDLPPLAAGGLMTGATTNTPSLGAAQQAAATVAPDSPDLGMLASAYAVAYPGGILGIIASMLILKSLFKIDLDEEVKNANSQSDQATEPIIRRAIEVDNEHLKDHAFGNIPGVEETGVRISRIKLAGEESVAVATDGTVLHPGDVIQVVGTEEGLNRFEPLIGRPSALDLMKITGNASFRRIVVTEADAINQPLRYFSIDHLYNATITRIVRSGIEMPARGSTRLHYGDIVHVVGDDAALEQVTSLFGNSVKRLNETQFAPVFLGIAVGVILGMIPLPIPGVPFPVKLGLAGGPLIAAILFSLLGKLGKFVWHIPYSANLALRELGIILFLASAGITAGKTFFAVALTSQGVIWMAAGLMVTMVPLLVVGLVGRGLFKVNFLTLCGVMAGSMTDPPALAFASSLRESSATATGYAAVYPLTMVMRIVAAQTVIYLLM; from the coding sequence GTGAGCCCAGTTACATTTTCGATTTTGGCCTTGGTAAGTGTTGCTGTTGGCGGGTTGTTGATCGGCGGTATTCGAATCCGCAAGATTGGCTTGGGATCCGCGGGGGTGCTATTCGTCGGTATTGTGGCGGGGCACTTCATTTCGGGCAGCGAGCAATACACCATCGAACCGGAAGTCGCTCACTTCGCCAAGGAGTTTGGCTTGGTGCTATTCGTCTTCACAATCGGTTTGCAGCTTGGACCCGGGATTGTCCAGTTATGGCGAGAGCAAGGTTTGCTGCTCAACGGGATGGCGTTTGCGGTTGTATTGTTGGGTGTGCTGCTGGTGTTGTTTTTCCAATCGGCCTTGGATTTACCTCCGTTGGCTGCCGGAGGGTTGATGACCGGGGCAACGACGAACACGCCTTCGTTGGGGGCGGCGCAGCAGGCCGCGGCGACTGTCGCCCCGGATTCGCCTGATTTGGGAATGCTGGCTTCGGCGTACGCGGTGGCTTATCCCGGCGGCATTTTGGGGATCATCGCGAGCATGTTGATCTTGAAGTCCCTGTTCAAAATTGACTTGGACGAGGAAGTCAAGAATGCCAATAGCCAGTCCGATCAGGCTACCGAGCCGATCATTCGAAGGGCGATCGAAGTTGATAATGAACACTTGAAGGATCACGCGTTTGGCAATATCCCAGGTGTTGAAGAAACGGGAGTTCGAATTTCTCGGATCAAGTTGGCGGGTGAGGAATCCGTTGCTGTGGCGACGGATGGAACCGTGCTGCATCCCGGCGACGTGATTCAGGTGGTTGGGACTGAAGAGGGCTTGAACCGCTTTGAACCGTTGATTGGCCGGCCATCGGCGTTGGATCTGATGAAGATTACTGGGAACGCTAGTTTTCGCCGAATCGTCGTAACAGAGGCGGACGCGATCAATCAGCCACTGCGTTACTTTTCGATTGATCATCTCTACAACGCCACCATCACTCGGATTGTCCGCTCCGGAATTGAGATGCCCGCGCGAGGATCCACTCGTCTGCATTACGGCGATATCGTGCATGTGGTGGGCGATGATGCCGCTTTGGAACAAGTCACTTCCTTGTTCGGTAACTCGGTCAAGCGATTGAACGAGACCCAGTTTGCGCCGGTCTTCTTGGGAATCGCCGTGGGTGTGATCCTGGGAATGATTCCATTGCCGATTCCAGGTGTGCCTTTCCCCGTTAAGTTGGGCTTGGCCGGTGGGCCGTTGATCGCGGCGATTTTGTTCAGCTTGTTAGGGAAGCTCGGCAAGTTCGTCTGGCACATTCCTTATTCGGCAAACTTGGCTCTTCGTGAGTTGGGCATCATTCTGTTTTTGGCGAGTGCTGGAATCACAGCGGGTAAAACCTTCTTCGCTGTTGCGTTGACAAGCCAAGGTGTGATCTGGATGGCCGCCGGCCTGATGGTCACGATGGTACCGCTCCTGGTTGTTGGACTAGTGGGGCGGGGACTGTTCAAGGTGAACTTTTTGACGCTGTGTGGAGTGATGGCGGGAAGCATGACTGACCCCCCCGCACTCGCGTTTGCTAGTTCGTTGCGTGAATCTTCGGCGACCGCCACCGGTTATGCCGCGGTTTACCCGCTAACGATGGTGATGCGAATTGTCGCGGCCCAGACGGTCATTTACTTGCTGATGTGA
- a CDS encoding glucose-6-phosphate isomerase encodes MSMLRFHASGAMHPEYGITQDQLDSLSGRLVEACAGFDEGFFRLPEQQLEAYAQKRERSELGRIFHVANGLHEHLDAVVVLGSGGSTLGNWAITQACCDPYHNELSRALRGSKPRMYFGGNDFDNDAADSLLKRLQVPSDGVTQTEGRYALIVNSPHGDRQEWDAAFQHFLAGLETHLGDEAEVWLPRLVIPVTGTSVGEHASAGLGADRVAESSHQLREMATHLGCKAKFTIPESIDGRFSALSPVGLLPAAFLGLDCMKLLEGAAAMNEHFRTTPYPSNIVMQFVAVHSLLSQYRGKSTRVLNVWSQALQAIGQWYAELHSACLEECSPVGNAAIEVRVCRTRHLAKKTSDSGQPSMRSLDSPVAGHPYVHTNLVVESWRTDTLIAGSCGSDPSGLNDRADETFPSLMAGAIQETRDALHANGHPSVNLVLPRIDTFVLGQLMQMWMIATAVERRLLATS; translated from the coding sequence ATGTCGATGCTGCGATTCCACGCATCCGGTGCGATGCATCCTGAATACGGCATTACCCAGGATCAATTGGATTCGTTGTCGGGGCGGTTGGTCGAAGCTTGTGCCGGCTTTGACGAGGGGTTCTTTCGGCTGCCCGAGCAGCAGTTGGAGGCTTATGCCCAAAAGCGTGAACGGTCCGAGTTGGGGCGGATCTTTCATGTTGCCAATGGGCTTCACGAGCATCTCGATGCGGTCGTGGTATTAGGTTCCGGTGGATCGACGCTTGGCAATTGGGCGATCACGCAAGCTTGTTGCGATCCGTATCACAATGAACTTTCACGCGCGTTGCGCGGCAGCAAGCCTCGGATGTATTTCGGAGGCAATGATTTTGATAACGATGCGGCGGATTCATTATTGAAGCGACTGCAGGTTCCGTCCGACGGCGTAACGCAGACGGAGGGGCGTTACGCGCTGATCGTGAACAGCCCTCATGGTGATCGACAAGAGTGGGACGCTGCGTTTCAGCATTTCTTGGCCGGTTTGGAAACACACCTTGGCGACGAAGCGGAAGTTTGGTTGCCGCGACTGGTGATCCCAGTGACGGGGACCAGTGTTGGCGAGCATGCGAGTGCTGGCTTGGGAGCGGATCGTGTCGCCGAATCGAGCCATCAGCTAAGAGAGATGGCCACGCATCTCGGTTGCAAAGCTAAGTTTACGATTCCGGAATCAATCGACGGTCGTTTCAGTGCGCTGTCGCCGGTAGGGTTATTGCCGGCGGCGTTCTTGGGTTTGGATTGCATGAAGTTGCTGGAAGGTGCCGCGGCCATGAATGAACATTTTCGAACGACGCCGTACCCGTCCAATATCGTGATGCAGTTTGTTGCCGTGCACTCGCTCCTGTCGCAATATCGCGGTAAGTCGACGCGAGTTTTGAATGTATGGAGCCAAGCCTTGCAGGCGATCGGGCAATGGTATGCCGAACTGCATTCGGCTTGCTTGGAAGAATGCAGTCCGGTCGGCAATGCTGCGATCGAAGTGCGAGTTTGTCGGACTCGGCATTTGGCAAAGAAGACATCTGACTCGGGACAGCCAAGCATGCGATCTCTGGATTCACCGGTGGCGGGGCATCCTTACGTGCACACCAATCTCGTTGTCGAATCGTGGCGAACGGACACGTTGATCGCTGGATCGTGCGGCAGCGATCCGTCTGGTTTGAATGACAGGGCGGACGAGACGTTTCCAAGTTTGATGGCCGGAGCGATTCAGGAAACCAGGGATGCGTTGCACGCGAATGGGCATCCGTCGGTTAATTTGGTGCTGCCGCGAATCGACACGTTCGTGTTGGGGCAATTGATGCAGATGTGGATGATCGCGACTGCCGTCGAAAGGCGACTTTTGGCAACCTCTTGA